From the genome of Orcinus orca chromosome 5, mOrcOrc1.1, whole genome shotgun sequence, one region includes:
- the MRPL39 gene encoding 39S ribosomal protein L39, mitochondrial isoform X2 has protein sequence MAVGVWGLRLWRAAPGGGASWRFIATSPASQLSPTELTEMQNDLFNKEKNRQLSLTPRTEKIEVKHVGKFDPGTVFVMNKNISTPYSCAMHLSEWYCRKSILALVDGQPWDMYKPLTKSCEIKFLTFKDDDPGEVNKAYWRSCAMMMGCVIERAFKDEYVVSLVRAPEVPVITGAFCYDVVLDKRLDEWMPTKENLCSFTKDARTLIYKDLPFETLEVEAKVALEIFQHNKYKLDFIEEKASQNPERIVKLHRFGDFIDVSEGPLIPRTSICFQYEVSAVHNLQATQSSLVRRFQGLSLPVHLRAHFTIWNKLLERSRKMVFLTTGT, from the exons ATGGCTGTGGGAGTCTGGGGCTTGCGGCTCTGGCGGGCCGCCCCCGGCGGCGGGGCCAGCTGGA GATTTATAGCGACATCACCTGCTTCTCAACTGTCACCGACCGAACTGACAGAAATGCAGAATGATCtctttaacaaagagaaaaacaggcagCTATCATTAACTCCCCGAACTGAGAAGATTGAAGTTAAGCACGTTGGGAAATTTGACCCTGGCACTGTCTTTGTCATGAATAAAAACATCTCAACTCCTTATAGCTGTGCCATGC ATTTAAGTGAGTGGTACTGCAGGAAGTCCATTCTGGCTCTTGTGGACGGACAGCCTTGGGACATGTATAAGCCTTTGACCAAGTCATGTGAAATTAAATTTCTTACTTTCAAAGATGATGATCCGGGAGAAGTCAATAAG gctTATTGGCGTTCTTGTGCCATGATGATGGGCTGTGTGATAGAGAGGGCATTCAAAGATGAATATGTGGTCAGTTTGGTCAGAGCTCCAGAAGTTCCAG TAATCACTGGAGCCTTCTGCTATGATGTAGTTTTGGATAAGAGACTTGATGAGTGGATGCCAACAAAA gaGAACCTATGTTCCTTCACAAAAGATGCTCGTACTTTAATTTATAAGGATCTTCCATTTGAAACTCTGGAAGTTGAAGCAAAAGTGGCGTTAGAAATATTTCAACACAATAA GTACAAATTAGATTTTATAGAAGAGAAGGCATCTCAGAACCCTGAGAGAATAGTCAAGCTACACAG ATTTGGTGACTTCATTGATGTGAGTGAGGGCCCTCTTATTCCAAGAACAAGTATTTGTTTCCAGTACGAAGTGTCAGCGGTTCATAATCTTCAAGCCACCCAGTCGAGTCTTGTACGAAGATTCCAGGGTCTCTCTTTACCTGTGCACTTAAGA
- the MRPL39 gene encoding 39S ribosomal protein L39, mitochondrial isoform X3: protein MQNDLFNKEKNRQLSLTPRTEKIEVKHVGKFDPGTVFVMNKNISTPYSCAMHLSEWYCRKSILALVDGQPWDMYKPLTKSCEIKFLTFKDDDPGEVNKAYWRSCAMMMGCVIERAFKDEYVVSLVRAPEVPVITGAFCYDVVLDKRLDEWMPTKENLCSFTKDARTLIYKDLPFETLEVEAKVALEIFQHNKYKLDFIEEKASQNPERIVKLHRFGDFIDVSEGPLIPRTSICFQYEVSAVHNLQATQSSLVRRFQGLSLPVHLRAHFTIWNKLLERSRKMVFLTTGT, encoded by the exons ATGCAGAATGATCtctttaacaaagagaaaaacaggcagCTATCATTAACTCCCCGAACTGAGAAGATTGAAGTTAAGCACGTTGGGAAATTTGACCCTGGCACTGTCTTTGTCATGAATAAAAACATCTCAACTCCTTATAGCTGTGCCATGC ATTTAAGTGAGTGGTACTGCAGGAAGTCCATTCTGGCTCTTGTGGACGGACAGCCTTGGGACATGTATAAGCCTTTGACCAAGTCATGTGAAATTAAATTTCTTACTTTCAAAGATGATGATCCGGGAGAAGTCAATAAG gctTATTGGCGTTCTTGTGCCATGATGATGGGCTGTGTGATAGAGAGGGCATTCAAAGATGAATATGTGGTCAGTTTGGTCAGAGCTCCAGAAGTTCCAG TAATCACTGGAGCCTTCTGCTATGATGTAGTTTTGGATAAGAGACTTGATGAGTGGATGCCAACAAAA gaGAACCTATGTTCCTTCACAAAAGATGCTCGTACTTTAATTTATAAGGATCTTCCATTTGAAACTCTGGAAGTTGAAGCAAAAGTGGCGTTAGAAATATTTCAACACAATAA GTACAAATTAGATTTTATAGAAGAGAAGGCATCTCAGAACCCTGAGAGAATAGTCAAGCTACACAG ATTTGGTGACTTCATTGATGTGAGTGAGGGCCCTCTTATTCCAAGAACAAGTATTTGTTTCCAGTACGAAGTGTCAGCGGTTCATAATCTTCAAGCCACCCAGTCGAGTCTTGTACGAAGATTCCAGGGTCTCTCTTTACCTGTGCACTTAAGA